From the Solanum lycopersicum chromosome 10, SLM_r2.1 genome, one window contains:
- the SAP5 gene encoding stress-associated protein 5 isoform X1, with protein MESSKETGCQAPEGPILCINNCGFFGSAATMNMCSKCHKDMILKQEQAKFAATSIENIVNGNSSSNGKEPIATGAINVQPGSADLKVISTEASSDLSSGPSSEVKPKEGPTRCTTCRKRVGLTGFNCKCGNLFCAAHRYSDKHECPFDYKNAGRDAIAKANPVVVAEKLNKI; from the coding sequence ATGGAGTCTTCCAAAGAAACAGGCTGCCAAGCTCCCGAAGGTCCCATCCTTTGCATCAACAACTGCGGGTTCTTTGGTAGTGCAGCCACTATGAATATGTGTTCCAAGTGTCACAAGGACATGATACTGAAGCAGGAACAAGCTAAATTTGCAGCAACATCAATTGAAAACATAGTAAATGGAAACTCAAGCAGCAATGGCAAAGAGCCTATTGCGACTGGTGCAATCAATGTTCAACCGGGATCAGCAGACTTGAAGGTTATCTCTACAGAAGCATCTTCTGATTTATCTTCAGGTCCAAGTTCAGAGGTGAAGCCAAAAGAGGGCCCAACTAGGTGCACTACTTGCCGCAAGCGTGTTGGCTTGACAGGATTCAATTGCAAGTGTGGGAATCTTTTCTGTGCGGCTCACCGTTATTCTGACAAGCACGAGTGCCCATTTGACTATAAGAATGCTGGACGGGATGCTATTGCTAAAGCAAATCCTGTTGTTGTAGCAGAAAAGCTAAACAAGATCTAG